In Cotesia glomerata isolate CgM1 linkage group LG8, MPM_Cglom_v2.3, whole genome shotgun sequence, the sequence AGCTGAGGACTAAGACGAAGAAAGAGGACAGGAGTTTGCGTCCGCAAGAGGCCGACGACCTCCCGGGTACTCAACCAGAGATTACATGGACTCTTACTACAGCTTGCCGGCCATCTTTGTTTCGTTGGAACCTCGGAGAGAGGCCTAACGAATGTATACTTGTTGGCTGGGAGAGTCTTTATGTGAACGAGTGTTGCTCTTGCTCTTGAGGCCTTACACAATCCAACACCCCGCAAGGTCATAACTGCCGCTGCCATTTTGGTCTCCAATGTCGGCAAGTCCACATCTGACCCGTTTTTCGCAGcttgttttattatatttgtcTTTAACATTACtcaatatatttactttttaggTTTTGGGGCGTTTTTTGAGATTTGTGACGAAAATATCggagatatgaaaaaaattgaagaatacaAAATTGTagagcattaaatttcctacaaaaataaagatttttttttttaaatcgatctAAGTACCGAAAGATCACGCTTGAAAAATACCGATAAAAAAATCcggaaaaattgaaatttttttttattttttaaaatatctggCTAAACATTggaaatacaataaaaatgaatgaatccaaaattgtagagcattaaattttctacaaaaaagattttaatcattttcaaaaaaaccaacGTAAGTTCCGATAGATCACGTTTTAAAAatgcaaaattaatttttttttttttttttttttttttttatagtgaaataaaaataaaaaaataaataattacaaaataaaagagGACATAATttccaattataaataaatgtcaCTTTTAGCTAGTGGTATTATCTAAACGTGAAAAGtaagaaaaatctaaaaatgaaaTGAGGATACACAATAGATCAATGTAtttgttattgatatttatgtATGTGCATACATGTATTTTGAAAATGTATGTTAGAAGAGAGTACACTGTCGTCTCACGACGTAACCACTGAGATAGACTTTATAAGTAGGCAAACGTAACTGTTTTATTAACCGTAAACTGAGAGCTCTtgtatatacatgtataaatatatatataaatatatatatatatatatatatatatatatatatatatatatatatatatatatatatatatataaatgaacGAACAAGCGGCAGAACCTCGCTTACATAATCGAAAACACAGAGAGTGAAAATTGTGTGATGGTGATCCTACTTTCGTTATCGTAAATTATACGCATGAGATAGTGCATCGATTCCTTTATTAGATGCTTTGTTTGAATCcattatattgaaatttaactgTCTTACAGATTCTGGGGCTGAAACTTTGACAATTTAACAGTCTTACGCAATTCTACGGCCAATCCAAGATGTAGATCTACTTTTTATTCAACGCTGGTTACACGACGCTACGGAAAAGTAGgatttttttacactaaaaaattttttttctaaaaactaatgGCAAAATTTTATAGATGGTTAAATTCTGAGTAAAATGAtgtataataacaatatattttgagaaatattagtttttaaaatccttttttaagttaaatttaaggaatttaacgaaaaaatggtgttttttatcttaaattaagatttttttgtactaaaaaatttttttttccaaaacttaTAGGACTATCTTTTAGGTTGTTGAATTCTGAGTAAAATGAtgtataataacaatatattttgaaaaatattagtttCCAAAATCccttttaaagttaaattgcaggaatttgacgaaaaaatagtgtctttcACCTTAAATTAGGATTCTTttgtactaaaaaatttttatcgcaCTAAATCGTGATCTATTTAatggaaaaacttttttttttcaaaaaatcatggTTGTACCTTATAGAGGAATAAATTCTCCGTAAATTTCTcgacaaagaaaatttttccaaacagCAGTGCTCCGAAAAATTACATTCTTATGCAACAAAAAGCAACTAGTAGCTCATAAATCATGTGACCTACAAACTTCCCGTAGTTTTTCTTCCCCGAATCGAAATATTAGCATCTTAAATATTGGGTAAATCCTTATCCTCAACACGACCACTGCCTAAAAGCAAAAGAGCCTTAGCCTTGTAGATCATTGCCCCGAAATAACCTTTAAAAACACAAAGGCCATAAATCCAGtctattatcaaaaaaaaacaacaaaaccTAGTCTGTCCGAGTCCTGAATAAATCAACCGGTCAATGCCGTCCGATTTCCAAAACTTGTCTCGTAAAAATCACCTATATATCCGCGTCGGTGAATATTACTCCAAAAATAACCCCTTGAGTAAATTCCGTAGTAGAAGACCTTCAAAATGAGTACCCGCAAGCCCTACTTGTCTTTTGGGTCAATGATCTATAGATCATTAAtgatctatagatatagatcactttgacgaaaaaattcatgtgggtactcaaatgaaaggtcttgccGAGTACAATGATCTATAGATCATCTCGGcgaaaaaaatcatgtgggtactcaaatgaaaggtcttgtcGAATACATTGATCTATAGATCACTTTGgcaaaaaaatcatgtgggtactcaaatgaaagggcTTGATGAATACAAGCTTATAAtgagtttatttttgaaaaaattctagtaTTTTGGAAGATACGTGAGGATTTAATGTGAGTGGTATctggaaaattttgaaaagtcaAGGTTATAAGCAGGTGGCTTGGATTAGGAGGCTTACTAGCGGAAGGAGCGCTGAAGGGGAGAGGGAATGTTGGATAATGGCCCGCGGTTGGAAGGaacaataatgatgatgacgataatgataataataatctaaaacTCAAACAGTTGGTTGGCTGCGTCCGGACATCGCTCCCTATCCCGCTTGTAGCTGGCTATTGAGTTGCGGGGCCAAATAACGGTCTCAACCACCTCCGAGTCGGCTCATCTCGGCTTCAAGCTACGAACATTGCTGCACTTAACTAACAACTCGGAAAAACTCGAGCCGCTTGAGGTATCATtgcatctttttttttctctttaattgtaaattttctgattttttaattctaagggttcaaattttgattattttttgtatcaaacaatttttttaggcGATGCAGATGAAAGATCTATACACTGAAGTCGACGCCAAGGTCATCTATGAGAAGAGTTTATAATTTTCAGTCGGTAAAAGAGAATGGTGCAGATTGACGGAAGATAATCTGTCTGACTTACCTACAGATGGAGCTATGGAAGTTATTATCGATGGATGGGAGAAAGATGTGTTATCTCTGCAAGgtataaacatttaattttgaaaaaaaaaattttttacccaaaaaaatcgtaatttaatgtgaaaaaatcgtaaatttatcaaaattaaccaaaaattatttttgattgagttttaaaaatagttttattacttaaatttattattattatatatcattctacttaaaatttaatcttttacAAAGTTCATTCAtcagattttgaaaaaaaaatttttttacctgaAAAAAtcctaatttaataaaaaaaaaaatcgtgaattcttaaaaattcaccgaaaaaaatttttaaaggctTCGCACAACTACTTGCATCATtcaaacttattattattatatatcattGGACGCAGAATTTAATCCTCGACAAGATACATTcattgattttacaaaaaaaaattttttttccaaaaaaaatcccaatttaatgcaaataaatcgcgaattcttaaaaattcgccgaaaaaaattttcaaaggcTTCGCACAACTACTTGCGTAACTCAAACTTACCATCAATATATATCATTTCGCGCAGAATTCAATCTTCTAGAAGTtgcatttatttgtttttcaaaaaaaaatttttttcccaaaaaaaatcccgatttagataaaaaagtagctaattcttaaaaattccccaaaaaaaatgtttgaaggCTTCGCACAGCTACTTGCatcattcaaatttattattattatatattatttcacgcagaatttaatattctaaaaggtacatttatttgtttttcaaaaaaaaatttttttacccaaaaaaatcccataaaactaacaaaaaaaGCTTCTTACTATCTAAAGGCAAGGATAAATACAACGTCCgaatatttgtcatatattttattagataGCGTCAATAGAATACGTATTCTAATACCGGATATACATAGTCTTACACAGTTAGTCTTAcacaaaacataaaaaaaaatattatactttACAACAGATTAATTATCGGTGacatatatacacacacacttaTATGTACATTTCACCCTCAACCCCCTACCCTACTTTCATGTGTCCTTTTTGTCTACCGTACGATTATTTACAAAGCACATTACCCACAACACAGGCACTCAGACATAAATCGCGATAGGTCTATGCGTATTGCTTATTTTTCCATAAAtctactcttttttttttataatattatttatttcaaattcgCCGCCACAGGAGCGTATTTACATTTTCCACCCTGACCAGTGGCGACATCTAGTGAGATACACTTCTATAACTTAACATGTTCCTAGTGAGTACAAAGCTAGAATATCATGTAAGCTTTTTCTCTCTCCTGCGATATTTACAATGGGcttcaaagaatttttttatttccaattataaaatcgttaaattttttacaacgtTGGCAGTCGCTGATTTCTTAcaatataatcataatattaGGTTACGTATGTGGTGATTatgtattgtttttttttttttagtaagtaTTACTTGTTGCTCCGCAAATATTCCCCAAAATCCGCAGAACAGCCGCACGGCTCTGCGGCTGTTCTGCGGATTTCCTTGGATTTTTGtcgcaacaaaaaaaaaataaaattacatgtaatatattttattatatacagttaaaaaaatttataaaaaaaaaaatttttaaatatataaaaaagccgattaattaattaatactatcTACAATtagatatttacaaaataataagtaattatttgcTCGTAAAAATATTGGCTTAGCCATCTATAAGTTTAGTGTACCAACAATCTTTGTTTTGGACGAAGGTGGACAATGAACATTCTTTtagtgaattatttttttattaaatatttgtctTTTAGACCCTGTGTGATGCTAAGACGCCATTGTCCGGATATATTATTCCACCACTTTTATCCCCCCCCCCACTTTACAGCCTTATCCCCTCCATAGTGACCATACACTCCCCTCATTAACATACTTAATATATAACAcctacaaaataattattttactaagcGGACTAGCTTAATTTTGACACTTCCATATACAAATCActgatcatcatcatcataatcaTGGCACCATGATCACGTGTCATGCCTAAGGAACCTGGCCCTCCTGTTCCCACTCTTACGGCGCTTCCTCTTAGTGTCTCTAGTAAACGCGACATTTCCCGGATCATCAGCCAGCTGAGGATACCTGTGAACACTGTGGATGTCAACGCCCTCGTAGCCATCAACACTACCTCTAGTGAGCAGCTGATCCTTTTCCTCCTTGGACCAATCACCTCTGCCCTGGAACCCAGCACCAACCAGCTGCTTCTCGATCTCCCAGGCCCGTTCAACCGCCCTCTTGTGGGCGTGCTTCAAGATTCTGTGGCGCTCCTGCTCAGGATCAGCGCCATACTTGATCACGACAGCAGCATCAGGATTGTGAAGCCTCAATTCCTTCCAGGTTCCAGCTCCGTGCTCAGTAGTCTCATGAGTCGACACATTGAACATTCCTCCGAGCCTCCTTAACTCCTCCATGTCGTCCCTCATCTTCAGTGCGTTGTCCTTGACGAAGTAAAAGACATCCTGGTCATGAACGCTGAAATGCAGCGGCAAGAAGTAAGAATTATTGAAGACACTGGTGACGACATCTTGAACCACACTGTTAACACCATCAACCACGCTTACTAAAGCACGGCCTCCTACTCTAGACACCAGGATCCCTTCGCCAAAGACAGCTCGCCTATGAGCAACACGCGGGAGCAGGTTCCGGGTCTTGGGTTCTAATTTCAGCAAAGGTTTGGGCACGAAGTCTAGATCGGAGAATTTATCATGGACCCGGTTGACGATACACTGCAACCCGGACATCACTCCAAAGTCAGGAGTCAGCTGCGGCGAGGTTATCGTAGCTGACGGCTGGTTTATCATCTGTTTGGTGTACTCAGATCCTAGCATCGAAGGGATGTCATAGCCGTAGAGCTTCAACCAGCTGGCTAGATCTGTCATGTAATCCACAGACAATTTGGAGTTGATTGGATCATTATTCCTGAATCGGTAGATAAAGACATCCGTTGGAGTGGTCAATTGGTTGACCATCTGCTCCCAAGCTGGTGTCATCCACTGCCCAACTGTTGGATCGTACAGCCGCTTGTTTAAGTAGACTAATTTAGTCACCGGGTCCAGCAATCCTGAGTGGAAGTCTATCGGTAAGTAAAAGTCAGGATTAGTATCCTTAATAATCTTTCCAAAAGGAGTTCTTCGCATTTCCTTAATTAGATTCCCATTGGTGTCAAACAGCGCCAATGGTGATCCATTTTGGTCAGAAGCAACGTAGAATCTTTGCTCTGATGTTTCGACAGTTGTCAAGAAATTTCGGGCATCGTAAAGGAACCTGAAGGTTTTCTGAGTCTTGGGAAAGTGGACATGTGTGATCAATTCAGGAGTTTTGGGATTGGCATAGAAGAATTGGGTAATATTCTCCCGGTCGTCGTTCCAGGACACTAGTCTACCCTGGTCATCATAGTAATACCAAATCTGGAACTTCTTGTGCTCTGAAGCGTGAATCAGCTGACCTCGAGAattatacctatatttgtgctCTCCGCGAATCACAACAAACCCACGGCTGTCATAAGAATTGAATTCAACATCTCCATACTGGACAACCCGGTCACCACTGTCATACCCAAGAGTTATCTTTTCATTGTGCTCCGTAACACCAACGACGTTGCCATTTTCATCGTAAGCATACTGCCAATTGTTGTCAGTGTCTGCCACTTCAAGAACATGACCATCAGCATTGTAAGTGATCTTGTCCATCCTGGACCACTCTTTTTTATCCATAGAATCCTTTCCAATTGTAAGCTTACGCATCTTTATCCTATTCCTATTATCATACTCCAGCTCCATCCTGAAGACATCCAAAGATCTGATGTTCATCACCACACTCTTGGTTCTTCCACGGTCATCATAATCCGTCACAGTGAAGAATTGCTTGCTAGCATCTTGCATCACGGATCTATTGAAGGTATTGCGGTAAATCCTCAGATCTCCAACTCCTTCTAGCACTCCCAAGTTCTGGTTGTACTTCAACCTCAATTGAGGCAGCTGTTTTCCGTTGATATCAACTTCAATTCCCGAAATCCTAGCATTTCCGTCATACTGGTATCTATAATGCGCGTTGTCCATGCCACTTTTGCTGCCAAACTTGATCTTCTCATCCTTGACAATTCCCGCGTGGTACTTGTACTCTACTCGCATTTCAAAGTTAGGCTCGTTGATATCAATGCTCCTGACTAGGGAAGTAGTTTCCTGATAGGTGTAGTGAATCGACGACAATCCTGCTAAAGTAGTCTCCAATTTTCCAGCATGGTCGTAGACGTAAGCGACCTTGCCGCTTTGATGTGGCAGAATCTTCGCCAGAATCTGACCATCATCATTATACAGGATTTCGTAAGGATGCCTATTCATTGGAGAGTAATACTGGTACTTATAGAATCCAAGAGATGTTTGCAAGGAGAATGCATGGATATGTCCTCTGGGTGTCGTTAAGGATTGAAGTGCTCCAGCTTCATCATACTGAAGCAGATAGTCGCTTCCTCGTGGCGTTGTTACCTTTAGCGGAAGGCTGCTGAACATATCCTTAAAAGCGTAGACCATCGCGGTGCCGTCTGAGTACTTGATTTCAAACAGCCGTCCAGCTCGATCGAATCCGTAGCTCTCGCTGATGTCTCCCCAGGTCCATCGAGTCAATCTACTGAACCGGTCATACTCAAGGTCAACTCCTGAGAAGATTCCGTTCCTGGGTAGCCACTTCAGTGGCTGAGCGTTCCGGTCGTAGGTAACATTAAGCAGCTCCACACGATCGTCTATAAAAACTGCGACTGTATTGCTATCACGGTCGTACTCTAACGACAAAAGAACATCACCGTTGACTCGTAATTTCTTGCCAACTTGTGCCACAGCTTTAGAATTGCCCCTTTTGCCCTGGACTTTTCTTAAATAGTATCTCCACTCGAATCTATTGGCTAGATCTCCGGCAATCTCAGTCCTTTGTTTTGCTGGTACAGGGTAGCTTTCTCCTAATAGCGGTTCAATTTCCGCTAGGATAGCATAAGGAAGCGTATCTGTGCTGACAGTGTGCCCCCAGGAAGTAACCTTACCCACAGAACCATCTCCAGCGACGGTAGTTCTTCCTTCAGCTTCTCCAACTTTGGTCAGAACACTGGACCCCTTGATCAGCATGGACACTGGCTTGCGATTGTTCTGCCCGATTTTAACCGTAGCGCCCTTGACACTTAGATCAAAGGTAAGATCAATAACTTTTCCAGTTGGCGTCACTGAGCTAGTTAATCTTCCAAATTCGTCGTAGTTGTAAACGTAGCTCCTACCGGTGCTGTCTAATTTAGTTTTGAGCAGCCCAGAAGATCCATGGTAGTCAAAGGTGACGTTGTAATTATCCGGAGTGCTGAGCTCATGGAGCATCTTCATCCTGGACATCCTCAACCTGCACTTCTGGCCCTTTGTGTTCTCAATAGAGTTAACCTGGCTGCTGTAATCTCTCAACAAGAAGACCTTGTTGCCACTAGCATCAGTGACTGTGCTCAGCTTTCCATTGCTGGTGTTGACGTTGTAAGTGAAGACATAAAAAGTTTCTCCAGTTAGAATATTCTTGGTGGAGATATGCTGCCCGAATCTGTTAAACACGTAGATTTCTTGCGTATCTGGCGAGTAGATCTCATACTCCCTAGCTCCTGAAGCATCAGGAATGCTAGCCATCACAGACCTGATCCGATAGTTAGCTTGATCTCCAATGTGGACGACTCCATCAGGAGAAACTGCCACAGCAGAAATGGTATTGAATTTGGACGTAGAAGCTAAATAGTGGTCAGCTTCGAAGCAATCACAGCCACGCTCAAGACAATTGCACTTGGACTCGGCTCCAGCGAAAGGACCGATCTTCCCGTCAGTCAGAATGACTCTGATCCGGTTGATCCTTTGGGAGTCGCTTTCGGCGATGTACAAACTCCCAGAAGGTCCAAAAGCTATGGACTGAGGCATCACCAGAGTGGCATGAGTCGCTAGTTCAGTGTCTGAAGTAGAGGCGCTAGCACAGTGCAAGGGTCTGCCTGCTACTACCTTGACGCGGCCATCAGGAGCCAATTGGAGGACCATGTGGTCGTCGATTATGTGTAAACTGTTGTCCAGGGGGTTGATAGCAAGCTCAGTCGGCCAACGAAGATGCACCTCTTCGACGTTCAAGGTACCTTCGCAGGGAATAGGCTTCCAGTGGGACTTGTGCATGTGGTTGCCGATGACAGTGGTGATGATTCCGTCCCGGTCAACCATCCTGATGTTGGTGCCATCAGCAAAGTACAGGACATTGTCCGCTGAAACTGCGACGCCTTTGGGGTAAGCTAGCTTAGCGTCTCTAGCAAGCGCTCCGTCACCACAATGAGCTTCGTCTCCAGGTAAGCAACGTTCTCCTGATCCTACAACAGTCTCCCAGTTGTGGTCCGGGTCTGTGTAGTCATTAACATCCCTGACGCGGATGATCTGGTGCGATTCTGGGTCTGAGATGTACAAGACACCATCCAGGGGGCTCAAAGCTATGTGGTACCTGTAAGACACCCTGGTAGCGTTGAGTCTCACGACAGTCTTCACAGTTCCATCGACCAGGATCTTGCGGATCAGGTTAAAATCTCCAACGAAGATAGCGCCATCTGGAGAAGCTGCTAAAGCTACTGGAGCTAGAAGTCGTTGCTTAGAAGCCTGGCCGTCACAGTCAAAGCAGTCTAAAGGACGCTGGTGTCCATCGCCCATGGCAGTAAGGATGACTCTTGGCTTGTGCTTGAGGTAAATATTGCTGCCGTCACCTTTCTGCAAGATTCCCTCGTGGAAGTTGTAGCGGTGGTGGATGTCCAGGTTCCAGCCTCCCACTTCTGAGATAGACATATCATGCCCGCTCAACTTGGTGGTTTGAACGTCCCAGATGATGTCCTTGCAATCAGCATATTCATAACCAACCTTGACCATGGCTGTCGTCACACCGTAGACTCTTTGACGGTAGACGTTCAAGCGGTTCCAAGCGTAGGTAAACTTTATCACTGGATCCGCTTCAAAGGTCTTTTCGAAGAGGATTCCTTCGATGGTGATGCGCAGGTGGATCAGGTTTAGAGTCGGTGGGATGCTCTCGGGAGTTAATTGTAGCTGGATTGTTGATAAGTAACCAGATGCGCGGGAACTGTGGTAGACTAAGTTTAGACCAGTTCCAGGAATTTGAAGACTTTCTTGGACTACTTGGGACTCTGCCAAAATGGCGCTCTTTTCAGGACACGCGCCTTGGAACCCGTGCTTCCAGGTTGCCAAGACTACGGGCTTCATTTGGTCGTAGTCGTGCGCCGCACAGGCATGCGCGATGTGGATTGGAGGCTTTTCATCGACGGTGCTCATTACAATCCGGTCGATTATCACCACCTGGAACAatttaagttaaaatctaGCTTCTAGAGACTTAAaagattcaagacaatgactTACCTCATTCCATGGAACAAAAACGATGTGGGTCTGAGGCTTGAATGGCGAACGGCCAAATTGAAGAGTGACAGCACCACCGCCATTGACCAGAAGATCGAACCATCCGTCATCCCGGGTCAAGGTGAAGCCTTCTAAAGGTGTGCTGGTACTAACTCGGACTCCCATTAAACCAGTTCCCATTGAAGTGACCACTCTTCCGCGTACTACTGCAGATCGACTGTGGATTGGAAAAGTTAGATTAGTTTGTGATATTACAGACTATTGATAATACTACTGATCTAACTGCTAGCATAAAAGAATGATAAAGCTTGCAAAACGTCAACACAGGAGGAAAATGGTCATGCAAACATAAAAATTCGCCGATTCACGCGCAAGGAATTAATTGGTCACCACAGTCTTACCTGGTGTTGAAGTGATTCCAGAAGACGCTAGCAGCACGGATAAAACAGATTGgttagaaattaaatttataaattataccGAGTAGGCTGAATTAGAAACAATAAAAGCCGAACGAGAGAAATAATGCCTTTGTTCCCGGTAGGACAGGGTTTAGTATTTACATCACATGGTATTGACATGGGTCACAACATTGCAGTTATTGGTTTTGGTCTTTGGGTTAATCTTATTGATGATACTCACCTTTCGTTGAAGCTTTCTTGTCGGGCGTAGTTTTGGAGGCTGCCTTCGTCAATTAGGAACTTCATTCGCTCGAAGAACGACGCTGTTATTGCTGGTGGCTGCTTTCTTAGGAGGATGTCGATGGGTTTGGGCGCGGATACGCACAATTGGCTGCCTCTGCAAGCGTGGTTGCCACAGCATTCAGGATCAGCGCAGTCGATTAGTCCATCTGCAATACCATCATCATTATCACATTGCTAACCATCATCATtgtcatcattatcatcattatcacaCTGCTAaccattatcatcatcataataATCACTCTCACACTGCtaaccatcatcatcatcatcatcatcattaccATTAGGGCCAGGAAGTTGacgttttttctttatttaaatttgagttTAAACATATGA encodes:
- the LOC123270441 gene encoding teneurin-m isoform X6 — protein: MNYTQGKGRLHPAYSLSGSEGEDNPRVSGTRGPSQAQSLYNQSQPGQSHSHYNTAHKRGNASYQQPQLYHVASRVEGLSDTPTSGNASDETLTDCELTHLAREWNGCLLDNSAPRGPPDVPPRNPTMSRLNGRLPGSHASDHDRDLDLEPSCLVRTPSGNFYNKPPKNTKNEYNNKHQSTGNSPIKVELQNNMDRVPLPYGHAPSMIPMRRQSIRCHFRKGMDWCSWKLIAIVAITIAICLIGALIYLAASSSVTWPYHATKACNVLVDSQDKSLETKNVTSASATSSPGRARQPAGGARTFPARSFPPDGTTFAQVSLGQHLNKEIPAYSYWNMQFYQSEAAYVRFDYSIPRGASIGVYARRNALPTHTQYDLLEVLSGFKARTTRASHPSIKKEVTHYMEPGHWFLSLYNDDGDPQEISFIAVIAEDMTHNCPNGCSGKGECLLGHCQCNPGFGGEDCSESVCPVLCSQRGEYINGECQCNPGWKGKECSLRHDECEVPDCNGHGHCTNGKCNCVRGYKGKFCEEPDCPHPTCSGHGFCAEGTCICKKGWKGVDCSQMDKEALQCLPDCSGHGNFDLETQTCHCEPMWSGDDCSKELCDLDCGPHGHCVDNACDCVPGWSGELCNLKQCDPRCNEHGQCKNGTCLCVTGWNGRHCTMEGCPNSCSGHGQCRVNVDAQWECRCYDGWDGKDCGVLLEQNCSDQRDNDKDGLIDCADPECCGNHACRGSQLCVSAPKPIDILLRKQPPAITASFFERMKFLIDEGSLQNYARQESFNESVFWNHFNTSRSAVVRGRVVTSMGTGLMGVRVSTSTPLEGFTLTRDDGWFDLLVNGGGAVTLQFGRSPFKPQTHIVFVPWNEVVIIDRIVMSTVDEKPPIHIAHACAAHDYDQMKPVVLATWKHGFQGACPEKSAILAESQVVQESLQIPGTGLNLVYHSSRASGYLSTIQLQLTPESIPPTLNLIHLRITIEGILFEKTFEADPVIKFTYAWNRLNVYRQRVYGVTTAMVKVGYEYADCKDIIWDVQTTKLSGHDMSISEVGGWNLDIHHRYNFHEGILQKGDGSNIYLKHKPRVILTAMGDGHQRPLDCFDCDGQASKQRLLAPVALAASPDGAIFVGDFNLIRKILVDGTVKTVVRLNATRVSYRYHIALSPLDGVLYISDPESHQIIRVRDVNDYTDPDHNWETVVGSGERCLPGDEAHCGDGALARDAKLAYPKGVAVSADNVLYFADGTNIRMVDRDGIITTVIGNHMHKSHWKPIPCEGTLNVEEVHLRWPTELAINPLDNSLHIIDDHMVLQLAPDGRVKVVAGRPLHCASASTSDTELATHATLVMPQSIAFGPSGSLYIAESDSQRINRIRVILTDGKIGPFAGAESKCNCLERGCDCFEADHYLASTSKFNTISAVAVSPDGVVHIGDQANYRIRSVMASIPDASGAREYEIYSPDTQEIYVFNRFGQHISTKNILTGETFYVFTYNVNTSNGKLSTVTDASGNKVFLLRDYSSQVNSIENTKGQKCRLRMSRMKMLHELSTPDNYNVTFDYHGSSGLLKTKLDSTGRSYVYNYDEFGRLTSSVTPTGKVIDLTFDLSVKGATVKIGQNNRKPVSMLIKGSSVLTKVGEAEGRTTVAGDGSVGKVTSWGHTVSTDTLPYAILAEIEPLLGESYPVPAKQRTEIAGDLANRFEWRYYLRKVQGKRGNSKAVAQVGKKLRVNGDVLLSLEYDRDSNTVAVFIDDRVELLNVTYDRNAQPLKWLPRNGIFSGVDLEYDRFSRLTRWTWGDISESYGFDRAGRLFEIKYSDGTAMVYAFKDMFSSLPLKVTTPRGSDYLLQYDEAGALQSLTTPRGHIHAFSLQTSLGFYKYQYYSPMNRHPYEILYNDDGQILAKILPHQSGKVAYVYDHAGKLETTLAGLSSIHYTYQETTSLVRSIDINEPNFEMRVEYKYHAGIVKDEKIKFGSKSGMDNAHYRYQYDGNARISGIEVDINGKQLPQLRLKYNQNLGVLEGVGDLRIYRNTFNRSVMQDASKQFFTVTDYDDRGRTKSVVMNIRSLDVFRMELEYDNRNRIKMRKLTIGKDSMDKKEWSRMDKITYNADGHVLEVADTDNNWQYAYDENGNVVGVTEHNEKITLGYDSGDRVVQYGDVEFNSYDSRGFVVIRGEHKYRYNSRGQLIHASEHKKFQIWYYYDDQGRLVSWNDDRENITQFFYANPKTPELITHVHFPKTQKTFRFLYDARNFLTTVETSEQRFYVASDQNGSPLALFDTNGNLIKEMRRTPFGKIIKDTNPDFYLPIDFHSGLLDPVTKLVYLNKRLYDPTVGQWMTPAWEQMVNQLTTPTDVFIYRFRNNDPINSKLSVDYMTDLASWLKLYGYDIPSMLGSEYTKQMINQPSATITSPQLTPDFGVMSGLQCIVNRVHDKFSDLDFVPKPLLKLEPKTRNLLPRVAHRRAVFGEGILVSRVGGRALVSVVDGVNSVVQDVVTSVFNNSYFLPLHFSVHDQDVFYFVKDNALKMRDDMEELRRLGGMFNVSTHETTEHGAGTWKELRLHNPDAAVVIKYGADPEQERHRILKHAHKRAVERAWEIEKQLVGAGFQGRGDWSKEEKDQLLTRGSVDGYEGVDIHSVHRYPQLADDPGNVAFTRDTKRKRRKSGNRRARFLRHDT